The following are encoded in a window of Microvirga ossetica genomic DNA:
- a CDS encoding IS6 family transposase yields the protein MKKTHHPRYARHRYPAEMISHAVWLYFRFPLSLRMVEEMLAARGIEVSHETVRQWAMKFGQDFANQIRRRLPAAGDKWHLDEVVIKIAGRKHWLWRAVDQHGVVLDILVQSRRNAKAAKRLLRKLLKKQGIAPRVMITDKLSSYAAAKRIVMPGVEHRQHKGLNNRAENSHQLTRRRERVMKCFKSAGQAQRFLSVHDQVGNLFRRPANTNAADHRKARARAFTTWAEVTDIAAGL from the coding sequence ATGAAGAAGACCCACCATCCCCGTTATGCCCGCCACCGCTACCCGGCTGAGATGATCAGCCATGCTGTTTGGTTGTATTTCCGGTTTCCGCTCAGCCTGCGCATGGTTGAGGAGATGCTGGCGGCCCGAGGCATCGAGGTCAGCCATGAGACGGTGCGGCAGTGGGCAATGAAGTTCGGTCAGGACTTTGCAAACCAGATCCGCAGGCGCCTTCCGGCAGCAGGAGACAAGTGGCACCTCGACGAGGTCGTGATCAAGATCGCCGGCCGGAAGCATTGGCTCTGGCGCGCTGTCGACCAGCACGGTGTTGTGCTCGACATCCTGGTTCAAAGTCGCCGGAATGCCAAAGCGGCCAAGCGCCTGCTGCGCAAGCTGCTCAAGAAGCAGGGCATCGCTCCTCGCGTGATGATCACGGACAAGCTGTCCAGCTACGCCGCCGCGAAGCGGATTGTCATGCCGGGCGTGGAGCATCGGCAGCACAAGGGCTTAAACAATCGCGCGGAAAACAGCCATCAGCTGACACGAAGGCGCGAACGCGTCATGAAGTGCTTCAAATCAGCCGGGCAGGCCCAGCGCTTCCTCTCAGTCCACGATCAAGTTGGAAATCTCTTCCGCCGTCCTGCCAATACCAACGCCGCTGATCATCGCAAAGCCCGGGCCCGGGCCTTTACAACCTGGGCCGAGGTGACTGACATCGCCGCTGGGTTATAA
- a CDS encoding GNAT family N-acetyltransferase, translated as MIRVATTADASNLAALSIQVWLHTYAKSGLWSALSDYVLAEYTPEKLTARLADENQVFFVFEENGHLVGYLRLLLDSPCPTDPSSHGEIATLYVQEHFIGRSIGSRLLDYASAFCADRGIDRVWLSVNHENLPAIRFYEKHQFHRNGSIFFHLENEQHENFILYKLLQPYLIP; from the coding sequence ATGATCCGAGTAGCCACAACTGCTGATGCAAGCAATTTAGCCGCTTTGTCGATCCAAGTGTGGCTCCATACATACGCCAAGAGCGGCCTGTGGAGTGCGCTGTCCGACTACGTGCTGGCCGAATATACCCCGGAGAAGCTCACAGCGCGCTTGGCGGACGAGAACCAGGTTTTCTTTGTCTTTGAGGAAAATGGCCATCTGGTCGGATACCTGAGGCTGCTCTTGGACTCGCCTTGCCCAACTGATCCGAGCTCTCATGGCGAGATTGCTACGCTTTATGTCCAAGAGCATTTTATTGGACGTAGTATCGGGAGCAGACTGTTAGATTATGCATCGGCATTTTGTGCAGATCGTGGGATAGACCGCGTCTGGCTCTCCGTAAATCACGAGAATTTGCCTGCTATACGCTTCTACGAAAAGCATCAATTCCACCGAAACGGATCCATCTTCTTTCACCTAGAAAATGAACAGCACGAGAACTTCATCCTCTATAAGCTATTGCAACCTTATCTAATACCATAA
- a CDS encoding Hsp20/alpha crystallin family protein produces MTTNMFYGGPFRDMRLLQEEVNRLAQSAAAPRATFPAINVYAHQDGIVITAELPGVRTDDLEITVHRDTVTLRGERQDQPDEARAYHRRERGRGSFVRTFGLPFQVDPDKVDATLKEGVLTLSLQRPEHDKPKRIRVTA; encoded by the coding sequence ATGACTACGAACATGTTCTACGGCGGCCCATTCCGCGACATGCGCCTCCTCCAAGAGGAGGTTAATCGGCTCGCCCAAAGCGCGGCTGCACCGCGAGCGACCTTTCCAGCAATCAACGTTTATGCTCATCAAGACGGGATCGTCATCACGGCCGAACTGCCTGGCGTGCGAACCGACGACTTGGAAATCACAGTGCACCGCGACACGGTAACACTTCGCGGAGAGCGCCAGGATCAGCCGGACGAGGCCCGGGCTTACCACCGCCGAGAGCGGGGTCGGGGTAGCTTTGTTCGGACCTTCGGACTTCCCTTCCAGGTGGACCCTGACAAAGTAGACGCGACGTTGAAGGAGGGTGTTTTGACGCTGTCCCTGCAGCGTCCTGAGCACGACAAGCCAAAGCGCATCCGCGTTACAGCTTGA
- a CDS encoding DMT family transporter codes for MPFAVATGALHWRDWHHAHHFLVMALLATDFYYIAFAKGTALLLSSVAGMLSGAIPLFTFVTAAAFLREEPLNIRSIGGTLLGFLGVLLIARPWSQDIGTVNVAGVLWMVAGSFSVGCSFVYARKFISPLGLPPLALTTYQIGLALAILLATTDLGGIMQVFGDIRAALGLIVGLGFLGTGVAYILYYLIVDRLGAVAASSVTYIPPVVALVIGAVLAGEPVQAVDVLAMATILVGVGVLQSGRTIAKSREG; via the coding sequence ATGCCGTTCGCGGTCGCAACGGGGGCGCTGCACTGGCGTGACTGGCACCACGCCCACCACTTTCTCGTGATGGCGCTGCTGGCGACGGACTTCTACTACATCGCCTTCGCCAAGGGCACGGCCCTGCTCCTGTCGAGCGTGGCCGGAATGCTGAGCGGGGCCATACCGCTCTTCACCTTCGTCACCGCGGCCGCGTTCCTGCGCGAAGAGCCGCTGAATATCCGCTCGATCGGCGGAACGCTGCTCGGCTTCCTCGGCGTCCTCCTGATCGCACGGCCATGGAGCCAGGACATCGGCACCGTGAACGTCGCAGGCGTCCTCTGGATGGTTGCGGGCTCCTTCAGCGTCGGCTGCTCCTTCGTCTACGCCCGGAAGTTCATCAGCCCGCTCGGGCTGCCGCCGCTGGCGCTGACCACCTACCAGATCGGCCTCGCCCTCGCGATCCTCTTGGCCACCACCGATCTCGGCGGCATCATGCAGGTCTTCGGCGACATCCGCGCCGCGCTCGGCCTCATCGTCGGACTGGGTTTCCTCGGCACCGGCGTCGCCTACATCCTCTACTACCTGATCGTCGACCGGCTCGGGGCCGTGGCGGCCTCGAGCGTCACTTACATCCCGCCGGTTGTCGCCCTGGTCATCGGAGCGGTCCTCGCGGGAGAGCCGGTGCAGGCGGTTGACGTTCTCGCGATGGCCACGATCCTCGTCGGCGTTGGCGTTCTCCAGTCGGGTCGGACGATCGCGAAATCCCGGGAGGGCTGA
- a CDS encoding LysR substrate-binding domain-containing protein, giving the protein MEHLGTLSLFVQAAETGSFVAAGRQAGLSASAVGKAVSRLERRLGVRLFHRNTRSMTLTEEGRLFLDRCRRIFEEIEAAEIELTQTVAAPSGRLRVSLPLVGMLLMPVIADFMEAYPAIQLDLDFTDRLVDVIEEGFDVVIRTGAATDSRLMRRSLGRFSGRIVASPGYLERRGRPLVPVDLSGHDCLRQRSPASGKLHDWPLLDVDGAGRAAVPETMSATTIEPLIHLAERGLGIACLPPFAVASQIERGKLVPLLEEYIRQTGELAALWPTSRQLSPRIRAFATFLSEHLKIGDEGSVSLGTLA; this is encoded by the coding sequence ATGGAACACCTCGGAACCCTCAGCCTCTTCGTGCAGGCCGCGGAAACCGGCAGCTTCGTCGCGGCGGGCCGGCAGGCCGGACTGTCGGCGTCGGCCGTCGGCAAGGCCGTCTCACGTCTCGAGCGGCGCCTCGGGGTGCGCCTGTTCCATCGCAACACCCGCAGCATGACGCTGACCGAGGAAGGGCGGCTCTTCCTCGACCGCTGCCGCCGCATCTTCGAGGAGATCGAGGCGGCGGAAATCGAGCTGACGCAGACGGTGGCCGCACCGAGCGGCCGCCTTCGCGTGAGCCTGCCGCTCGTCGGCATGCTGCTGATGCCCGTCATCGCGGACTTCATGGAAGCCTATCCCGCCATTCAGCTCGATCTCGACTTCACTGATCGGCTGGTCGACGTGATCGAGGAAGGGTTCGACGTGGTGATCCGGACCGGCGCCGCCACGGACAGCCGGTTGATGCGCCGCAGTCTGGGCCGCTTCAGCGGGCGCATCGTCGCCTCTCCCGGCTATCTCGAACGGCGCGGTCGGCCGCTCGTGCCCGTAGATCTCTCCGGCCATGACTGCCTTCGCCAGCGCTCCCCTGCGAGCGGCAAGCTCCATGACTGGCCGCTGCTCGATGTCGATGGGGCCGGGCGCGCCGCCGTTCCCGAGACGATGAGCGCAACCACCATCGAGCCGCTGATCCACTTGGCGGAACGGGGCCTCGGGATCGCCTGCCTGCCTCCCTTCGCGGTGGCCTCGCAGATTGAGCGGGGCAAGCTGGTCCCGCTTCTGGAGGAGTACATCCGCCAGACGGGAGAACTGGCGGCCCTGTGGCCGACCAGCCGTCAGCTCTCGCCGCGGATCCGGGCCTTCGCGACCTTCCTGTCCGAGCACCTCAAGATCGGCGACGAGGGTTCGGTGTCGCTAGGCACTTTGGCGTGA
- a CDS encoding enoyl-CoA hydratase/isomerase family protein has product MRPTRTPTEDHPVYETIAVRREAAVLFADIKAPPMNLLGPELVRDLVSLIQRAEADAAVQVLVFRSADPDYFIPHVDVTRIREYREEAAKLTGEASIALLFRHLSTSRLVSIAQIEGRVRGAGSEFVLACDMRFAARETALFSQPEPAFGLVPGAGGVQHLVRLMGRARALEVMLSAGDYDAELAERYGWINRALPAAALGDFVRSLAHRIAQFPAAGQAVVKGRVNAVALAPSEDFRRDSDLFGEGVRDPEAQSRIKAALARGFQTRDAELDLPRLLGDLADHKAQSED; this is encoded by the coding sequence ATGAGGCCAACCAGGACCCCGACGGAGGACCATCCGGTCTACGAGACGATCGCCGTACGCAGGGAGGCAGCCGTCCTGTTCGCCGACATCAAGGCCCCGCCCATGAATCTCCTGGGGCCTGAACTGGTCCGCGATCTGGTCTCCCTCATTCAGCGGGCCGAAGCCGACGCCGCCGTCCAGGTGCTCGTCTTCAGGAGCGCCGACCCCGACTATTTCATCCCCCATGTCGATGTCACCCGGATCAGGGAATACCGGGAGGAGGCGGCCAAGCTGACCGGCGAAGCCTCGATCGCCCTGCTGTTCCGTCACCTCAGCACAAGCCGCCTGGTCTCGATCGCGCAGATCGAGGGCCGCGTCCGCGGCGCCGGGAGCGAGTTTGTCCTGGCGTGCGACATGCGCTTTGCCGCGCGCGAGACTGCGCTCTTCAGTCAGCCAGAGCCGGCGTTCGGCCTGGTCCCCGGTGCGGGAGGCGTCCAACATCTCGTGCGCCTCATGGGCCGGGCCAGGGCGCTCGAGGTCATGCTGAGCGCAGGCGATTACGACGCGGAGCTGGCTGAACGCTACGGTTGGATCAACCGGGCTTTGCCCGCCGCTGCCCTTGGTGACTTCGTGCGGTCGCTGGCCCATCGGATCGCCCAGTTCCCGGCGGCTGGCCAGGCCGTGGTCAAGGGCCGCGTCAATGCGGTCGCGCTAGCGCCGAGCGAGGATTTCCGGCGCGATTCCGATCTCTTCGGCGAGGGTGTGCGCGATCCCGAAGCCCAGAGCCGCATCAAGGCTGCGCTGGCACGCGGCTTCCAGACGCGGGACGCGGAATTGGATCTGCCCCGCCTGTTGGGCGACCTGGCCGATCACAAAGCGCAGTCAGAGGATTAA
- a CDS encoding transposase, which translates to MIPPAPAPVLTGWFAPFASAFTAPTLRGVLILMTGAILAPGRRTVTSALSILGLREIATFTTFHRVLNRNRWAPRDLARRLLHQLITTFVPEGPVVIAIDETIERRWGARIRARGIYRDPVRSSHGHFVKTSGLRWISLMLLAPIPWAGRVWALPFLTILAPSERYAHERRHRHKLLTDWARQLLLQVARWLPERQVIVVADMSYAAIELLEAVRRHLTVITRLRLDARLFDPPPVRPPGQKGRPRVSGPRQPTLAQRLSDPTTRWRRITVPHWYGGQDRRLAIASGTALWYHPGKSVPIRWVLVRDEAGAFEPRALLCTDLTANPVDVLRWFVRRWSVEVTFAEVRRHLGVETQRQWSDRAIARTTPALLGLFSLVTVWSNEALKDGWKPRQAAWYAKSRLTFSDALAVVRAKLWSTSFETSRQDRDQVKIPRALLNRLTEAACFPT; encoded by the coding sequence ATGATACCTCCCGCACCCGCTCCTGTCCTCACCGGCTGGTTCGCACCCTTCGCGAGTGCCTTTACGGCGCCGACCTTGCGGGGCGTGCTCATCCTGATGACCGGCGCCATCCTGGCTCCCGGCCGGCGGACCGTCACGTCCGCCTTGAGCATCCTGGGCCTGCGCGAGATTGCCACCTTTACAACCTTCCATCGCGTGCTCAACCGCAACCGCTGGGCGCCGCGCGATCTCGCCCGTCGGCTGCTGCATCAGCTCATCACCACCTTCGTGCCCGAAGGACCCGTGGTGATCGCCATCGACGAGACCATCGAGCGGCGCTGGGGTGCCCGGATCCGGGCGCGTGGCATCTATCGCGATCCGGTCCGCTCTTCCCATGGTCATTTCGTCAAGACGTCGGGCCTGCGCTGGATCAGCCTCATGCTCCTGGCGCCGATCCCCTGGGCTGGCCGCGTGTGGGCACTGCCGTTCCTCACCATCCTGGCGCCCTCGGAACGCTATGCCCACGAGAGGCGGCATCGGCACAAGCTGTTGACGGACTGGGCGCGCCAGCTGCTGCTCCAGGTCGCCCGTTGGCTGCCTGAGCGACAGGTCATCGTTGTGGCTGATATGAGTTATGCGGCCATCGAGTTGCTCGAAGCGGTGCGGCGGCACCTGACGGTGATCACCCGCTTGCGGCTCGATGCGCGCCTATTCGATCCGCCCCCGGTGCGCCCGCCCGGCCAGAAGGGACGGCCGCGGGTCTCGGGCCCTCGCCAGCCCACCCTGGCGCAGCGACTGAGCGATCCGACCACGCGCTGGCGGCGGATCACTGTCCCACACTGGTACGGAGGACAGGATCGACGGCTGGCGATCGCCTCCGGCACGGCGCTCTGGTACCACCCGGGCAAGAGTGTGCCGATCCGCTGGGTGCTGGTGCGGGATGAAGCGGGCGCGTTCGAGCCGCGGGCTCTCCTGTGCACGGATCTGACGGCGAATCCGGTGGATGTGCTGCGGTGGTTTGTGCGGCGCTGGTCGGTCGAGGTGACGTTCGCGGAAGTGCGCCGCCATCTCGGAGTGGAAACGCAGCGCCAGTGGTCGGACAGAGCGATTGCCCGCACCACGCCTGCGTTGCTCGGCCTGTTCTCGTTGGTGACGGTGTGGTCCAATGAGGCTCTCAAGGATGGCTGGAAGCCACGGCAGGCCGCCTGGTATGCGAAATCGCGCCTGACCTTCAGCGATGCTCTGGCGGTTGTACGGGCCAAACTGTGGAGCACCAGTTTTGAAACGTCTCGACAGGACCGGGACCAGGTAAAAATCCCACGGGCTCTGCTCAATCGCCTTACCGAGGCTGCATGCTTCCCCACCTGA
- a CDS encoding Hsp20/alpha crystallin family protein has translation MAKKPQGQQVEAEQPNQAEQKMPAERQGGERTRSGRTFRPRVDICETDIGLMLLADTPGAKPDGLTITLDRRALNIHAAVEDHAPEGYSPIYQEYQVGDFECDFTLSGDFDADKIEATLTNGVLQLMVPRAEQAEARTIKIKAGS, from the coding sequence ATGGCCAAGAAGCCCCAGGGGCAGCAGGTCGAGGCCGAGCAACCGAACCAAGCTGAGCAGAAGATGCCCGCAGAGCGTCAGGGCGGGGAGCGCACGCGCTCGGGCCGAACCTTTAGGCCTCGGGTGGATATTTGTGAGACGGACATTGGGCTGATGCTGCTGGCAGATACGCCAGGCGCCAAGCCGGACGGCCTAACGATCACGCTTGATAGGCGGGCCCTGAATATTCACGCGGCAGTCGAGGATCATGCGCCCGAGGGATACAGCCCGATCTACCAGGAGTACCAGGTCGGCGATTTTGAGTGCGACTTTACTCTGTCAGGGGATTTCGATGCCGATAAGATCGAGGCGACACTGACAAATGGTGTGCTCCAGCTAATGGTTCCCAGAGCTGAACAGGCAGAAGCCAGGACAATAAAAATCAAAGCGGGTAGTTGA
- a CDS encoding YybH family protein has protein sequence MTRSVVVEPEIQAISDKFIAAFKKGDAQGITDLFAKDAVLLPNHAPRLKGQQAIAAHWKAGLEQLSTIKLTTTDVIPLGSDTVARIGTWKVTTKDEQPMTFSGKDLVLYRKEGGDWKIVADIWNTDQE, from the coding sequence ATGACCCGTTCCGTAGTTGTCGAGCCCGAGATCCAAGCCATATCCGACAAGTTCATAGCTGCGTTCAAGAAAGGCGACGCACAGGGTATCACTGATTTGTTCGCCAAGGATGCTGTGCTGCTACCTAACCACGCGCCGCGCCTAAAGGGTCAGCAGGCCATCGCCGCACACTGGAAAGCAGGTCTTGAGCAGCTCAGCACGATCAAGCTCACGACCACGGACGTTATCCCTTTGGGATCGGATACCGTTGCCCGCATTGGCACATGGAAAGTTACTACAAAAGACGAACAGCCCATGACTTTCTCCGGCAAGGACTTGGTCCTCTACCGAAAGGAAGGCGGCGACTGGAAAATCGTGGCCGACATCTGGAACACGGATCAGGAGTGA
- a CDS encoding family 1 glycosylhydrolase, giving the protein MSASTFLFATGIENSYPTINSGRTRIDEMEKCGHYTLWKTDFDLLDDVGIRVLRYGPPIHTTWLGQGRYDWDFCDETFGELYQRNVVPIVDLCHFGVPDWVGNFQNPDFPELFAGYALAFAERFPWIQLYTPVNEMFVCAAFSAAYGYWNEQLASDHAFVTALKHIVKANVLAMGTILDVRADAIFIQSESSEHFHPDCPNAIPVAEFCNARRFLPLDLNYSRRVDSDMFVYLLDNGMSREDYDFFMRANLKRHCIMGNDYYVTNEHLVSANGHSSASDEVFGYAEITRQYHDRYRLPVMHTETNVKEGPRGDEAVKWLWKEWSNVLRVRNSGVPVIGFTWYSLTDQVDWDTALREENGTVNPLGLYDLDRNVRAVGRAYKQLIHDWCQVLPAQSICLQLPITEPRDFDQPFAQRARKSMKWICERTPSEPLMAR; this is encoded by the coding sequence ATGAGCGCTTCGACGTTTCTGTTCGCCACGGGGATCGAGAACAGCTATCCGACCATCAATAGTGGCCGAACCCGCATCGACGAGATGGAAAAGTGCGGGCACTACACCCTCTGGAAGACCGACTTCGATTTACTCGACGACGTCGGCATCAGGGTATTGCGGTATGGCCCGCCAATCCACACGACCTGGCTCGGGCAGGGGCGTTACGACTGGGACTTCTGCGACGAAACCTTCGGTGAACTCTACCAGCGCAATGTCGTGCCGATCGTCGACCTGTGTCACTTCGGGGTGCCCGACTGGGTCGGCAACTTCCAGAACCCTGACTTTCCCGAGCTCTTCGCCGGATATGCGCTTGCCTTCGCCGAGCGCTTTCCCTGGATCCAGCTCTACACGCCGGTGAACGAGATGTTCGTCTGCGCCGCGTTCTCGGCGGCCTATGGCTATTGGAACGAGCAACTGGCAAGCGATCATGCCTTCGTCACGGCCCTGAAACACATCGTCAAGGCCAATGTGCTGGCCATGGGGACGATCCTCGACGTCCGCGCCGATGCCATCTTCATCCAGAGCGAGTCCTCGGAGCACTTCCACCCCGACTGCCCGAATGCGATTCCGGTCGCCGAGTTCTGCAACGCCCGCCGCTTTCTTCCGCTCGATCTCAACTACAGCCGGCGGGTGGACTCGGACATGTTCGTCTACCTCCTGGACAACGGGATGAGCCGGGAAGACTACGACTTCTTCATGCGGGCCAACCTCAAGCGCCACTGCATCATGGGCAACGACTACTACGTGACCAACGAGCATCTCGTCTCGGCCAATGGGCACAGCAGCGCTTCCGACGAGGTCTTCGGCTATGCCGAGATCACCCGACAGTATCACGACCGCTACAGGCTGCCGGTCATGCACACGGAGACGAACGTCAAAGAAGGTCCACGCGGCGACGAGGCGGTCAAGTGGCTCTGGAAGGAGTGGTCCAACGTCCTGCGCGTGCGCAATTCCGGCGTGCCGGTGATCGGCTTCACGTGGTACTCGCTCACCGATCAGGTCGACTGGGACACCGCCCTGCGGGAGGAGAACGGCACCGTCAACCCGCTCGGCCTGTATGATTTGGATCGTAACGTCCGAGCCGTGGGGCGGGCGTACAAACAGCTGATCCACGACTGGTGTCAGGTGCTACCAGCCCAGAGTATCTGTCTGCAGCTGCCGATCACGGAGCCACGTGACTTCGACCAGCCATTCGCTCAACGTGCACGGAAGTCCATGAAGTGGATCTGCGAGAGAACACCCAGCGAGCCTCTCATGGCCCGCTAG